Proteins encoded together in one Lepus europaeus isolate LE1 chromosome 13, mLepTim1.pri, whole genome shotgun sequence window:
- the GPR45 gene encoding probable G-protein coupled receptor 45, which yields MACNSTSLQTYEHRLLNGSNGSDSGATLLPAPLRISLAIAMLLMIAVGFLGNTVVCIIVYQRPAMRSAINLLLATLAFSDIMLSLCCMPFTAVTLITVRWHFGDHFCRLSATLYWFFVLEGVAILLIISVDRFLIIVQRQDKLNPRRAKVIIAVSWVLSFCLSAPSLTGRTFVEVPARAPQCVLGYTELPADRAYVVLLVVAVFFVPFGVMLCSYLCILNTVRKNAVRVHNQSDSLDLRHLTKAGLRRLQRQQQVSLDLSFKTKAFTTILILFVGFSLCWLPHSVYSLLSVFSRRFYYSASFYSTSTCILWLSYLKSVFNPIVYCWRIKKFREACIELLPQTFQILPKVPERLRRRIQPSTVYVCNENQSAV from the coding sequence ATGGCCTGTAACAGCACCTCCCTCCAGACTTACGAACACCGGCTGCTCAATGGCAGCAACGGGTCGGACTCCGGGGCCACGCTCCTGCCCGCCCCGCTCAGGATATCCCTGGCAATAGCAATGCTGCTGATGATCGCGGTCGGTTTCCTAGGCAACACCGTGGTCTGTATCATCGTGTACCAGAGGCCGGCCATGCGCTCCGCCATCAACCTGCTGCTGGCCACGCTGGCCTTCTCCGACATCATGCTGTCCTTGTGTTGCATGCCCTTCACCGCCGTCACCCTCATCACCGTGCGCTGGCACTTTGGGGACCACTTTTGCCGGCTGTCGGCCACGCTCTACTGGTTTTTCGTCCTGGAGGGCGTGGCCATCCTGCTCATCATCAGCGTGGACCGCTTTCTCATTATCGTGCAGCGCCAGGACAAGCTGAATCCCCGGCGGGCCAAGGTCATCATCGCCGTCTCCTGGgtgctgtctttctgtctctcggCCCCCTCGCTCACGGGCCGGACGTTTGTGGAGGTGCCCGCACGGGCCCCGCAGTGTGTGCTAGGCTACACCGAGCTGCCTGCAGACCGCGCCTACGTGGTGCTGTTGGTGGTGGCCGTGTTCTTCGTGCCCTTCGGGGTCATGCTGTGCTCCTACCTGTGTATCCTCAACACGGTCCGGAAGAACGCCGTGCGCGTGCACAACCAGTCGGACAGCCTGGACCTCAGGCACCTCACCAAGGCCGGCCTGAGACGgctgcagcggcagcagcaggtcAGCCTGGACTTGAGCTTCAAAACCAAGGCCTTCACCACCATCCTCATCCTCTTCGTGGGCTTCTCGCTCTGCTGGCTGCCCCATTCCGTCTACAGCCTCCTGTCTGTGTTCAGCCGGAGGTTTTACTACAGCGCCTCCTTTTACAGCACCAGTACCTGCATCCTGTGGCTCAGTTACCTCAAGTCTGTCTTCAACCCCATTGTCTACTGCTGGAGGATAAAAAAATTCCGTGAGGCCTGCATAGAGTTGCTACCCCAGACCTTCCAGATCCTTCCCAAAGTGCCTGAGCGGCTTCGAAGGAGAATCCAGCCAAGCACAGTCTATGTGTGCAACGAAAACCAGTCTGCTGTTTAG